The Paraburkholderia sp. SOS3 genome includes a region encoding these proteins:
- a CDS encoding AAA family ATPase: MRFEGSSQYVATDDLKLAVNAAMTLKRPLLIKGEPGTGKTMLAEEVAAALGKPLMQWHIKSTTKAQQGLYEYDAVSRLRDSQLGDERVKDIRNYIVKGVLWQSFEADRQTVLLIDEIDKADIEFPNDLLRELDRMEFYVYETRELVKAKERPLVIITSNNEKELPDAFLRRCFFHYIKFPDPATMQQIVEVHYPGIKQELLRAALESFYELRNVSGLKKKPSTSELLDWLKLLLAEDIPPEALRSTDHKQIVPPLAGALLKNEQDVALFERLVFMNRNNR; encoded by the coding sequence ATGCGTTTCGAAGGCTCCTCGCAATACGTCGCCACCGACGACCTCAAGCTCGCGGTCAACGCCGCGATGACGCTGAAGCGCCCGCTTCTGATCAAGGGCGAACCCGGCACCGGCAAGACGATGCTCGCCGAGGAAGTCGCGGCCGCGCTCGGCAAGCCGCTTATGCAGTGGCACATCAAATCGACCACGAAAGCGCAGCAAGGCCTCTACGAATACGACGCGGTCTCGCGTCTGCGCGATTCCCAGCTCGGCGACGAGCGCGTGAAGGATATTCGCAATTACATCGTGAAAGGTGTGTTGTGGCAGTCGTTCGAAGCGGACCGCCAGACGGTGTTGCTGATCGACGAAATCGACAAGGCCGACATCGAGTTTCCGAACGATCTGCTGCGCGAACTCGATCGCATGGAATTCTACGTGTACGAGACGCGCGAACTCGTGAAGGCGAAGGAGCGGCCGCTCGTCATCATCACGTCGAACAACGAAAAAGAACTGCCGGACGCGTTCCTGCGCCGCTGCTTTTTCCACTACATCAAGTTCCCCGATCCGGCGACGATGCAGCAGATCGTCGAGGTCCACTATCCCGGCATCAAGCAGGAACTGCTGCGCGCGGCGCTCGAAAGCTTCTACGAACTGCGCAACGTCTCGGGCCTGAAGAAGAAGCCGTCGACATCCGAACTGCTCGACTGGCTCAAGCTGCTGCTCGCCGAAGACATTCCGCCCGAGGCGCTGCGTTCGACCGATCACAAGCAGATCGTGCCGCCGCTCGCCGGTGCGCTCCTGAAGAACGAGCAGGACGTCGCGCTGTTCGAGCGCCTCGTGTTCATGAACCGCAACAATCGGTAA
- a CDS encoding c-type cytochrome, with protein MKKFVGKHVVIAALAGIAGLAATAHAADVVGNAKAGQGKVAMCIGCHGIPDYRTAYPEVYRVPILGGQNEQYLRNALHAYKKGDRHFDTMRAVATSLSDQDIADIAAYYAAQTATSKNNPDK; from the coding sequence ATGAAAAAATTCGTCGGCAAACACGTCGTGATCGCAGCGCTGGCGGGCATCGCGGGCCTCGCGGCCACTGCCCACGCAGCGGACGTCGTCGGCAACGCGAAAGCGGGCCAGGGCAAGGTCGCGATGTGCATCGGCTGCCACGGCATCCCCGACTACCGGACCGCTTACCCGGAGGTGTACCGGGTACCGATTCTCGGCGGCCAGAACGAACAGTATCTGCGCAACGCGCTGCATGCCTACAAGAAGGGCGACCGCCATTTCGACACGATGCGCGCCGTCGCGACCTCGCTCTCGGATCAGGACATCGCGGACATCGCGGCCTACTACGCGGCGCAAACCGCCACTTCGAAGAACAACCCCGACAAATGA
- a CDS encoding c-type cytochrome yields MKKHPHPLHTMFKIACASLAFAGFVVASTAAQAADADNGKNLVASHNCAACHGAQLNNPVSPEYPKLAGQHADYLYWAMRQYQMGTGNPHLGRNNPIMQAQVQSLSLNDMKDIAAYIESLKGSLVEKK; encoded by the coding sequence ATGAAGAAGCACCCACACCCCCTCCACACGATGTTCAAGATCGCATGCGCGTCGTTGGCGTTCGCGGGTTTCGTCGTCGCTTCGACTGCGGCGCAGGCGGCCGACGCGGACAACGGCAAGAACCTCGTGGCAAGCCATAACTGCGCGGCCTGCCACGGCGCGCAACTGAACAACCCGGTGAGCCCCGAGTATCCGAAACTCGCGGGGCAGCATGCCGACTACCTGTACTGGGCGATGCGCCAGTATCAGATGGGCACCGGCAATCCGCACCTCGGCCGCAACAACCCGATCATGCAGGCGCAGGTGCAGAGCCTGTCGCTGAACGACATGAAGGACATCGCCGCTTATATCGAATCGCTGAAGGGTAGTCTGGTCGAGAAGAAGTAA
- a CDS encoding DUF1841 family protein has product MFTPSREEVRRFFTDTWRKQRAGEILTPLESIAADWIVEHPEYHTDLGDPDAANTHDYSPERGQTNPFLHLSMHLAISEQLSIDQPPGIRAAHERLAARLGSTHDAQHEIMECLGETIWEAQRTNTPPDTDAYLQRIERRASRD; this is encoded by the coding sequence ATGTTCACTCCCAGCCGCGAAGAAGTCCGACGTTTTTTCACCGACACCTGGCGCAAGCAGCGCGCGGGCGAAATCCTCACGCCGCTCGAATCGATCGCGGCGGACTGGATCGTCGAGCACCCGGAATATCACACCGATCTGGGCGATCCCGACGCAGCGAACACACACGACTATTCGCCCGAGCGCGGCCAGACGAATCCGTTTCTGCATCTGTCGATGCACCTTGCGATCAGCGAGCAATTGTCGATCGACCAGCCGCCCGGCATTCGCGCGGCGCACGAGCGGCTCGCCGCGCGACTCGGCTCGACGCACGACGCGCAGCACGAAATCATGGAGTGTCTCGGCGAAACGATCTGGGAAGCGCAGCGCACGAACACGCCACCCGATACGGATGCGTACCTGCAGCGGATCGAGCGCCGCGCGTCGCGCGATTGA
- the nth gene encoding endonuclease III has product MNANKRRAIYETLRSLNPHPTTELEYTTPFELLIAVMLSAQATDVSVNKAMRRMFPVANTPQKIVKLGEEGVADYIRTIGLYRTKAKNVIAACKILIDQYDGEVPAEREALESLPGVGRKTANVVLNTAFGHPTIAVDTHIFRVANRTGLAPGKDVRAVEAALEKFTPAEFRHDAHHWLILHGRYVCKARRPECWHCVIEPLCEFKPKTPPPDL; this is encoded by the coding sequence ATGAACGCGAATAAACGCCGAGCGATCTACGAGACGCTGCGAAGCCTGAATCCCCATCCGACGACGGAGCTCGAATACACGACGCCGTTCGAACTGCTGATCGCCGTGATGTTGTCGGCGCAAGCAACGGACGTGTCGGTCAACAAGGCGATGCGCAGGATGTTTCCGGTCGCGAACACGCCGCAGAAAATCGTCAAGCTCGGCGAAGAGGGGGTCGCCGACTACATCAGGACGATCGGCCTCTACCGCACCAAGGCGAAGAACGTGATCGCGGCATGCAAGATCCTGATCGACCAGTACGACGGCGAAGTACCGGCCGAGCGCGAAGCGCTCGAAAGCCTGCCTGGCGTCGGCCGCAAGACGGCCAATGTCGTGTTGAACACGGCGTTCGGTCATCCGACGATCGCCGTCGATACGCACATCTTTCGGGTTGCGAATCGAACCGGTCTTGCGCCAGGCAAGGACGTGCGCGCCGTCGAAGCCGCGCTCGAGAAATTCACGCCGGCCGAGTTCAGGCACGACGCGCATCACTGGCTGATTCTGCACGGCCGCTATGTGTGCAAGGCGCGCCGGCCCGAATGCTGGCACTGCGTGATCGAACCGCTTTGCGAGTTCAAGCCGAAAACGCCGCCGCCCGATCTCTGA
- the rsxB gene encoding electron transport complex subunit RsxB, whose protein sequence is MAAASPDHVTVTDSKTLADRIEDLLPQTQCTKCGYHGCRPYAQAIADGSANYNQCPPGGVQGIARLAALLGKPVIPLNPDNGIERPRPVAFIDENLCIGCTLCMQACPVDAIVGAAKQMHTIVAELCTGCDLCVPPCPVDCIAMIPVTGDATGWDAWSQPQADAARERYHRRLARLDREREAAEARAAARRSAAGSAAAGTASSGAGNAAGATPADVHTTPAGAPPRETGTASPAADANADANAKKRAVIEAALERARKKKEEMQAKGQGPQNTANVSADVQAQIDAAEARRRRLGIEDETGAPRNDNASDGEAPRSDGERRDNGTNPAPDHSNPKR, encoded by the coding sequence ATCGCAGCAGCAAGTCCCGACCACGTCACCGTGACTGATTCGAAAACACTCGCAGACCGCATCGAAGATCTGCTCCCGCAGACGCAATGCACGAAGTGCGGCTACCACGGTTGCCGCCCGTATGCGCAAGCCATCGCAGACGGCAGCGCGAACTACAACCAGTGCCCGCCCGGCGGCGTGCAGGGCATTGCGCGGCTCGCGGCGCTGCTCGGCAAACCGGTCATTCCGCTCAATCCGGACAACGGCATCGAACGGCCGCGGCCCGTCGCCTTTATCGACGAAAACCTGTGCATCGGCTGCACGCTGTGCATGCAGGCGTGTCCCGTCGATGCCATCGTCGGCGCGGCAAAGCAGATGCATACGATCGTCGCCGAGCTCTGCACCGGGTGCGATCTATGCGTGCCGCCCTGCCCCGTCGACTGCATCGCAATGATTCCGGTAACCGGCGACGCGACCGGTTGGGACGCATGGAGCCAGCCGCAGGCCGACGCGGCGCGCGAGCGTTACCACCGGCGGCTTGCGCGGCTCGATCGCGAACGAGAGGCGGCCGAAGCGCGCGCGGCAGCGCGACGCTCAGCGGCAGGAAGCGCGGCTGCCGGCACTGCCAGCAGCGGAGCAGGCAATGCGGCCGGCGCCACCCCAGCCGATGTTCACACCACACCTGCAGGCGCGCCGCCGCGAGAGACGGGCACAGCATCGCCCGCGGCGGACGCGAACGCGGACGCCAACGCAAAAAAACGCGCGGTCATCGAAGCCGCGCTCGAGCGTGCGCGAAAGAAGAAAGAGGAAATGCAGGCGAAGGGCCAAGGCCCGCAGAACACCGCGAACGTCAGTGCCGACGTGCAGGCGCAGATCGACGCAGCCGAAGCACGCCGCCGGCGCCTCGGCATCGAGGATGAAACCGGTGCGCCGCGCAACGACAATGCATCGGACGGCGAAGCACCTCGCAGCGACGGCGAACGCCGCGATAACGGCACGAACCCCGCTCCCGACCACTCGAACCCGAAGCGCTAG
- a CDS encoding TetR/AcrR family transcriptional regulator, with protein sequence MNQPKIKRDPEGTRRRILLAAAEEFANGGLFGARVDQIARRAETNERMLYYYFGSKEQLFTAVLEHAFSALTEAERTLDLAGVAPVEAITRLAHFVWDYYRDHPELLRLINNENLHEARYMRKSTRIREMISPIVATLGGILERGQRAGLFRTNVDPLRFYVTLSGMGYYIVSNRFTLEATLARDFSSAAERSEMIQMNTEILLAYLLRR encoded by the coding sequence ATGAATCAGCCGAAAATCAAAAGAGATCCTGAAGGCACCCGTCGCCGTATTCTGCTCGCGGCGGCCGAGGAGTTTGCGAATGGTGGGTTGTTCGGCGCACGCGTCGATCAGATTGCCCGCCGCGCGGAAACCAACGAACGCATGCTCTATTACTACTTCGGTAGCAAGGAGCAACTGTTCACCGCAGTACTCGAACACGCATTCAGCGCGCTCACCGAAGCCGAGCGCACGCTCGACCTCGCAGGCGTCGCGCCGGTCGAAGCGATCACGCGTCTCGCGCATTTCGTGTGGGACTACTATCGCGATCACCCGGAACTGCTGCGGCTCATCAACAACGAAAATCTGCACGAGGCGCGATATATGCGGAAGTCGACGCGTATTCGCGAGATGATCTCACCGATCGTCGCCACGCTCGGCGGCATTCTCGAGCGCGGTCAGCGTGCGGGGTTGTTTCGTACGAACGTCGACCCATTGCGTTTTTACGTGACGCTCTCCGGCATGGGGTACTACATCGTGTCGAACCGCTTCACGCTCGAAGCGACGCTCGCGCGCGACTTCAGTTCGGCTGCGGAACGCAGCGAGATGATCCAGATGAACACCGAAATTCTGCTCGCGTATCTGCTGCGACGTTGA
- a CDS encoding polyhydroxyalkanoate depolymerase — translation MLYQFHEFQRALLSPLTAWAQAASKSFANPASPLAYVPGATRLSAGYELLYRLGKDYEKPEFNLHQIVKVGHNIPIVEQTIIEKPFCRLLRFKRFADDSDAVAQLKDEPVVLVCAPLSGHHATLLRDTVRTLLQDHKVYITDWIDARMVPFEDGPFDLDDYIAYIQEFIRHIGAKNLHVISVCQPTVPVLAAISLMASRGEDTPRTMTMMGGPIDARKSPTSVNSLATQHSINWFESNVIYNVPSNYPGVGRRVYPGFLQHAGFVAMNPERHAASHWDFYQSMLRGDEEDAEAHRRFYDEYNAVLDMAAEYYLQTIQVVFQEFRLAEGTWEVAGERVRPQDIKHTALFTIEGELDDISGSGQTHAAHELCTGIAAKHRQHFTAEKCGHYGIFSGRRWRTIIYPQLRDFILEHNKAKKPEVEHAEA, via the coding sequence ATGCTCTATCAATTTCACGAATTCCAGCGGGCACTTTTGAGTCCGCTTACCGCCTGGGCTCAGGCAGCATCGAAGTCGTTCGCGAATCCGGCCAGTCCGCTCGCGTATGTGCCGGGAGCGACCCGGCTATCGGCAGGCTACGAACTGCTGTACCGGCTCGGCAAAGACTACGAAAAGCCCGAGTTCAATCTTCACCAGATTGTCAAAGTCGGCCACAACATTCCGATCGTCGAACAGACGATCATCGAAAAGCCGTTTTGCCGCCTGCTGCGCTTCAAGCGCTTCGCCGACGATAGCGACGCGGTCGCGCAACTGAAGGACGAGCCGGTCGTGCTCGTATGCGCGCCGCTGTCCGGCCACCACGCCACGTTGTTGCGCGACACGGTGCGCACACTGCTGCAAGACCACAAGGTGTACATCACCGACTGGATCGATGCGCGCATGGTGCCATTCGAAGACGGCCCGTTCGATCTCGACGACTACATCGCGTACATCCAGGAATTCATCCGCCATATCGGCGCGAAGAACCTGCACGTCATTTCCGTGTGCCAGCCGACCGTGCCGGTGCTTGCCGCGATCTCGCTGATGGCAAGCCGCGGCGAGGACACGCCGCGCACGATGACGATGATGGGCGGCCCGATCGACGCACGCAAGAGCCCGACCTCGGTCAACTCGCTCGCCACCCAGCACTCGATCAACTGGTTCGAATCCAACGTGATCTACAACGTGCCGTCGAACTATCCAGGCGTCGGGCGCCGCGTTTATCCGGGCTTCCTGCAGCATGCGGGCTTCGTCGCGATGAATCCGGAGCGGCACGCGGCATCGCACTGGGACTTTTATCAGAGCATGCTGCGCGGCGACGAAGAAGATGCCGAAGCACATCGCCGTTTCTACGACGAATACAACGCGGTGCTCGATATGGCCGCCGAATACTATCTTCAGACAATCCAGGTCGTGTTCCAGGAATTCAGGCTTGCCGAAGGCACGTGGGAAGTCGCCGGCGAACGGGTGCGTCCGCAGGACATCAAGCACACTGCCCTGTTCACGATCGAAGGCGAACTCGACGACATTTCAGGCAGCGGGCAGACGCACGCCGCGCACGAACTCTGCACGGGCATTGCGGCGAAGCACCGTCAGCATTTCACTGCGGAGAAATGCGGCCACTACGGCATTTTCTCGGGCCGCCGCTGGCGCACGATCATCTACCCGCAACTGCGCGACTTTATCCTCGAGCACAACAAGGCAAAGAAGCCCGAGGTCGAGCACGCCGAGGCTTGA
- a CDS encoding glycoside hydrolase family 15 protein translates to MPAPIEDYALVGDGHTAALISRDGSVDWLCWPRFDSCACFAALLGTESNGRWLIAPCGDNPKATRRRYRGETLILETDYETADGAVTVVDFMPPGNGWSELIRIVVGKRGSVKMQMELVLRFDYGFSIPWVSRLQHDSGIKAIVGPDTVALRTPVELKGENMRTVAEFTVSEGERVPFSLTYSASHLRIPPAHDPLTALARTENHWLEWSSRSKVEGRYAKEIQRSLITLKALAYEPTGGIVAAPTTSLPEQLGGTRNWDYRYVWLRDATITLLAMMRGGYYDEARAWRAWLGRVMAGAPEQVQIMYGLGGERRLPEFELDWLPGYQGAKPVRIGNNAVGQLQLDVYGEVMNALHLARVGGLQADETAWNVQRAMLAHLETIWEQPDEGIWETRGGRQHFTFSKVMAWVAYDRAIKSAESFDLPAPLDRWREMRARIHADVCAKSWNPDINAFTQIYGGSELDASVLLLPLLGFLPPSDPRIAGTVAAIEKYLMHDGFVMRYRTTRVDDGLPPGEGTFLACSFWFVDNLALQGRVAEARDMYERLLSLANDVGLLAEEYDPTAGRLVGNFPQGFSHVALVHTGLNLMKHEQEMAKATGQPPHDGEGSAAGPLNTGAQASPVA, encoded by the coding sequence ATGCCCGCACCCATTGAAGACTACGCACTCGTCGGCGACGGCCACACGGCCGCGCTGATTTCCCGCGATGGATCGGTCGACTGGCTTTGCTGGCCGCGCTTCGATTCCTGCGCATGCTTTGCCGCGCTGCTCGGCACCGAAAGCAACGGCCGCTGGCTCATCGCGCCGTGCGGCGACAACCCGAAAGCCACGCGGCGGCGCTATCGCGGCGAAACGCTGATTCTCGAGACCGACTACGAAACAGCGGACGGCGCAGTCACCGTCGTCGACTTCATGCCGCCTGGCAACGGCTGGTCGGAACTGATCCGCATCGTGGTCGGCAAGCGCGGCAGCGTGAAGATGCAGATGGAACTCGTGCTGCGCTTCGACTACGGCTTTTCGATTCCGTGGGTGAGCCGCCTCCAGCATGACAGCGGCATCAAGGCGATCGTCGGCCCCGATACGGTCGCGTTACGCACGCCGGTCGAACTGAAGGGCGAGAACATGCGCACCGTCGCCGAGTTCACGGTGTCCGAAGGCGAACGTGTGCCGTTCTCGCTCACGTATTCGGCGTCGCATCTGCGCATCCCGCCCGCGCACGACCCGCTCACCGCGCTCGCGCGCACCGAAAACCACTGGCTCGAATGGTCGTCGCGCAGCAAGGTCGAAGGCCGCTATGCGAAGGAGATCCAGCGCTCGCTGATCACGCTGAAAGCGCTCGCGTACGAGCCGACCGGCGGCATCGTCGCGGCGCCGACCACGTCGCTGCCCGAGCAGCTAGGCGGCACGCGGAATTGGGACTACCGCTACGTGTGGTTGCGCGATGCGACGATCACGCTGCTCGCAATGATGCGCGGCGGCTACTACGACGAAGCGCGCGCGTGGCGCGCCTGGCTCGGCCGCGTCATGGCGGGCGCGCCAGAGCAGGTGCAGATCATGTACGGTCTTGGCGGCGAGCGGCGCCTGCCCGAGTTCGAACTCGACTGGCTGCCCGGCTACCAGGGCGCGAAGCCGGTGCGCATCGGCAATAACGCGGTCGGCCAGCTGCAGCTCGACGTGTACGGCGAAGTCATGAATGCACTGCATCTCGCGCGCGTCGGCGGCTTGCAGGCCGACGAGACCGCGTGGAACGTGCAGCGCGCGATGCTCGCGCACCTCGAGACGATCTGGGAACAACCTGACGAAGGAATCTGGGAAACGCGCGGCGGGCGCCAGCACTTCACGTTCTCGAAGGTCATGGCGTGGGTCGCCTACGACCGGGCGATCAAGTCGGCCGAGTCGTTCGACCTGCCTGCGCCGCTCGACCGTTGGCGCGAGATGCGCGCACGCATCCATGCCGACGTCTGCGCGAAGAGCTGGAACCCCGACATCAACGCCTTTACTCAAATCTATGGGGGCAGCGAACTTGATGCAAGCGTGCTATTGTTACCTCTGCTCGGTTTCCTGCCGCCGTCCGATCCGCGCATCGCCGGAACTGTCGCCGCCATCGAGAAATATCTGATGCACGACGGATTTGTGATGCGATATCGTACGACCCGCGTCGACGACGGTTTGCCGCCGGGCGAAGGAACGTTCCTTGCGTGTTCATTCTGGTTCGTGGACAACCTTGCGCTGCAAGGGCGAGTGGCAGAAGCGCGCGACATGTACGAACGCCTGCTGTCGCTTGCCAACGACGTCGGGTTGCTTGCCGAGGAATACGATCCGACCGCCGGGCGGCTCGTCGGGAATTTCCCGCAGGGCTTTTCGCATGTCGCGCTCGTGCATACGGGCCTCAATCTGATGAAGCACGAGCAGGAAATGGCAAAGGCAACCGGCCAGCCGCCGCACGACGGGGAAGGATCGGCAGCCGGTCCCTTGAACACCGGCGCGCAAGCGTCGCCGGTAGCATGA
- a CDS encoding DUF3096 domain-containing protein, producing MNVTLSLGPLVSLIAGILILVMPRLLNYIVALYLIIIGIIGLFGMK from the coding sequence ATGAACGTCACTCTCAGTCTCGGACCGCTCGTCTCGCTGATCGCAGGCATTCTGATTCTGGTCATGCCTCGTCTGCTCAACTACATCGTCGCGCTGTATCTGATCATCATCGGCATAATCGGATTGTTCGGCATGAAGTGA
- a CDS encoding lactonase family protein yields MVSIIATPASAQRTATPPADGVYDLLVGTYTGPKSEGIDVYRFDTKTGEASRVSSAQTVNPSYLVASRDGRFVYAVNELPGDSGPATTRGDISAFGFDAKRGQLTFLNKVSSEGNDPCYLSISPDGRYLSAANYSVAADPGGSFSMFPLAADGKLGQAVLTVHHEGSGPVKGRQDNAHVHSTVFSPDGRYLFAQDLGADKLFSYRYTPDGSRGLLGPTERRYVDMKAGTGPRHLVFAPDGKHAYLTSELAATVSVFDYHDGNLTLVQTLSMTKPGFKGQVGAAALHLSPDARFLYASNRGDANEIVIYAVDPANGHLREVGRQSSLGKAPREFSIDPTGHWLIVGNQNSDTAYVFRRDAQSGLLDANPTRLDIGSPVDFVWVSPS; encoded by the coding sequence ATGGTCTCGATCATCGCCACGCCCGCGTCCGCACAGCGTACCGCCACACCGCCTGCCGACGGCGTCTACGATCTGCTCGTCGGCACCTACACGGGCCCGAAGAGCGAAGGCATCGACGTCTATCGCTTCGACACGAAGACCGGCGAGGCGTCGCGCGTGTCGTCCGCGCAGACCGTCAATCCGTCGTATCTCGTCGCCAGCCGCGACGGCCGCTTCGTCTACGCGGTCAACGAATTGCCCGGCGACAGCGGTCCGGCCACGACGCGCGGCGATATCAGCGCGTTCGGGTTCGACGCGAAACGGGGGCAATTAACGTTCCTGAACAAGGTATCGTCCGAGGGCAACGATCCGTGCTATCTGAGCATCTCGCCCGATGGCCGCTATCTGAGCGCAGCCAACTATTCCGTCGCGGCCGATCCGGGCGGCAGCTTCTCGATGTTTCCGCTCGCGGCCGACGGCAAGCTCGGCCAGGCGGTGCTGACGGTGCATCACGAAGGCAGCGGGCCGGTGAAAGGGCGGCAGGACAACGCACACGTGCATTCGACGGTGTTTTCGCCCGACGGACGGTATCTGTTCGCGCAGGATCTCGGCGCCGACAAGCTCTTTTCGTATCGATACACGCCCGACGGCAGCCGCGGGCTGCTAGGCCCGACCGAGCGCCGCTATGTCGACATGAAGGCGGGCACGGGCCCGCGTCACCTCGTGTTCGCGCCGGACGGCAAGCATGCCTATCTGACGAGCGAGCTTGCGGCGACAGTCAGCGTGTTCGACTATCACGACGGCAACCTGACACTCGTGCAGACCTTGTCGATGACGAAGCCCGGCTTCAAAGGGCAGGTCGGCGCGGCGGCGCTTCACCTGTCGCCCGATGCGCGCTTCCTTTACGCGAGCAATCGCGGCGATGCGAACGAGATCGTGATCTACGCAGTCGATCCGGCCAATGGGCATCTGCGCGAAGTCGGACGCCAGTCGAGTCTAGGCAAGGCGCCACGCGAGTTTTCGATCGACCCGACCGGGCACTGGCTGATTGTCGGTAACCAGAATAGCGACACCGCGTATGTGTTTCGCCGCGATGCACAGAGCGGACTGCTCGACGCGAACCCGACGCGCCTCGATATCGGCTCGCCCGTCGATTTCGTCTGGGTGTCGCCGTCTTGA
- a CDS encoding antimicrobial peptide resistance and lipid A acylation PagP produces MRTTFATVMLVTAAALQTAPLPAHAGCDYSIDWVARACSRVSRVAHEGTWDLYLTGYGWHIDGYTEEHRQSLNAYSWGGGAGKHFTDENGNDDILFAFIFLDSHENPEPIGGWARQWYTKPVLGGLSVGGGYFIGFTARNDIAHYLPVPLALPIGSLRYRNASLMGTFIPRIPGLNEGDVAFFWARYEF; encoded by the coding sequence ATGAGAACAACGTTCGCGACGGTCATGCTGGTGACGGCGGCGGCGCTGCAAACCGCGCCGCTGCCCGCGCACGCCGGTTGCGATTACTCGATCGACTGGGTCGCGCGCGCCTGTTCGCGCGTCTCGCGCGTTGCGCATGAAGGCACGTGGGATCTTTATCTGACCGGCTACGGCTGGCATATCGACGGCTATACGGAAGAGCACCGCCAGTCGCTGAACGCGTATTCGTGGGGCGGCGGCGCGGGCAAGCACTTCACGGACGAGAACGGTAACGACGACATCCTGTTCGCCTTCATCTTCCTCGATTCCCACGAGAACCCCGAGCCGATCGGCGGCTGGGCGCGTCAGTGGTACACGAAGCCGGTGCTCGGCGGATTGTCGGTCGGCGGTGGCTATTTCATCGGCTTCACGGCGCGCAACGATATCGCGCACTATCTGCCGGTTCCGCTCGCGTTGCCGATCGGCTCGTTGCGTTACCGGAACGCGTCGCTGATGGGCACGTTCATTCCGCGTATCCCGGGTCTCAACGAAGGAGACGTGGCCTTCTTCTGGGCGCGCTACGAGTTCTGA